From Abiotrophia defectiva ATCC 49176:
GAGGAGGCGTTTGGTCACGTGAAATTTGATGTTGTGGTGGGGAATCCGCCGTATCAGGAAACTTTGGAGGGAACTAGTGATCGTCCTTTATATAATTACTTTATGGAATTATCATATAAAATAGCTGACAAAGTAATATTGATAACACCAGGAAGATTTTTGTTTAATGCGGGCAAAACTCCAAAGGCATGGAATGAAAAAATGCTGTCTGATGATAATCTAAAAGTTGTATTTTACGAACAGGATTCTGCTAGTGTATTTCCAAATACGGACATTACAGGAGGCTTAGTAGTTTCATATAGAGAGAAAGGTAGCAAAATTGGCCCCATCAGAACGTTTACCACGTATGATGAGTTAAATAAAATTTTAAATAAAGTGATAAATTCAAATGACTTTCATTCTATTGTTTCAATTATATATTTACAGAATCGATTTGATTTGAATCAACTTTTTGAAGATTATAATGAATTACGGCATGTAATTGGAAGCGAAGGGAAAGAAAGGCGGTTAACAACCTCCATATTTGAACAAGTGCCTATATTCTATGATAGTAGAGGTAATAAAGAAGATATTAAGGTGCTCGGTCTGATAAAAAATATCCGGAAGTATAAGTATATTAACAATAAATATATCGAAGCCCACTCAAATCTAAAGAAATATAAAATAATTTTGCCAAAATCTAATGGGAGTGGAGCAATTGGAGATGCAGGGCCTACTCCTCTAATTGGAGAACCCCTAATTGGAGAACCATTAACTGGATATACCCAATCATTTATTTCTTTTGGGGCATTTGAGAAGTTTATAGATGCTAGCAATTGTCTCAAATACATTAAAACAAAATTTGTAAGAGCTTTGTTAGGAACTTTGAAAATTACTCAAGACAATAATAAAGATACTTGGAAAAACGTTCCACTTCAAGACTTTTCATCCAATTCCGATATCGATTGGTCACAATCTATTGCTGACATTGATCAACAACTCTACAAAAAGTATGGGTTGAGTGAGTCAGAGATTGCCTTCATTGAAGAAAAAGTCCAAGCGATGGAATAAACTTTATATACACTTAGAGAGCCCGCCAATTGGTGGGCTCTATCCATGGTAAAAAGCGAACTGAAGTTCGCATCGGCTCTTCCATATTCCCTCCAATAGGCGTATAATAGAGATTGTAGAGAAGTGAAGACGGTGGTGACTCCCACTCAGGAGGAGGTGGTGCTCTATGTGCATCCATCAAAATCTAGAGGGAAGGAGGACACTGAATTTGTCAGCTGATGCTGTGGTAAGGCTTATCTTGGAATTTGGCACTTTTGTCATTGCCTTGATTGGGCTCTGCCACAAACTCTTCAATAAGCACGACAAAAAATAGCCGTCCCCACTTTGACACGCGGGACGGCTATTTCTAGTCATCTTGGCATCACCGTCTTATACGGCTCTGCATGGGAGTCGAGTTCGCCCTCGACTCCTTCTATGTTTATTATACTGTACAGGTTTGGAAGAAGTCAAATCTCTTTCTAGTTTCCACGGCAAAAGGGTAAAAAGTACAAGGAATCCTAAGGGGAGGAGAGGTCCAAGATAAGGTTATTAATGTATTGATCTTCCGCTAAATATCGAAATTTGTTGGAGGTCTAGAGAGGGGGATAAGAATACCAAGATAGATTATGGGTAGAAGTAGCGAACGGTCAAATCAAATATATTGGTCAGATGAAAAAAGTTCAAAGTTAAGAGAGGAGATATTGCATGAGTTATTTATACTATGAAATACGTAAGTTGTTCAAATGGGAAATGTTAAGTGCAGGAGTCTTTTCTGCGATTTTTAAAATGGGTTCTCTAGTACTTGTATATTATTGGCTTTTTGATTTGAATAACCTTAAGGGTTTTGGCTTTTTGCTAGTGCCCCTCATTGCATACACTATTTATTTTGGTGCAGATTATTTTTTAATCGATAAGAAAAAAAGTGTAGTGACTGAATTGATGGAAAAAGATCTAGTTAATGAGCCTAATATAAGTAATATCATTAACGAAATTGATAGTTCATTAGCTAAAACAACAAAATTTGCGCAATGGGTGTGTGGCTTCGTTGCGTCTATAACTCTTTTAATAGGAACAGGTATTGGCAGTGCAATCACCTTGTATACGGAAAAGAGATATGAATTATTAAGCTCTACTTCAGAAAAAGTGAGAGCATTAAATGATTTCCAGAGACTTTTTGACACATTACTTGGGGGAACTGGACTTCAGCAAGTAGGTGCTATAATTATACTTCTTATTTTACCTGTTACTATTAGCTATGTTCTAATTCAGGGCTTCAGTTTTAGGAGAAGACAAATAAGACTTTATCTTCTAGACTGCAAATATGAATTAGATAGAAAAAATGCCTATAAGCAATGTGGGCAAAATGAATGTGTTGAGGATGCTTCAAATAACGTCAGATCCATAGAGAAAAAATAGTAGTCATAGTCTTCTATGTGAATCAGTATATTAGAGCTCGAGGTAGATAGTACCTCGAGCTCTTTCTATTATTGCATTTGGTGGGGAGTAGTCCGAGTGTGTTTGACTTTCTTATCCAACACTTTTTTCCACAAAAAAAGAAAAAGATAATCTTTTCCCTAAGAAAGCGCTGTTATATAATGAAGATAGAGGATAGGACAGTTAATATGAAGGGGGAGAATATATGAGGCGTAAGGAATTATTGAAGAAATTGAAGCAGGAAAGCTTCATTAAATTAGATGACTTAGCACATACCTTTGATGTATCGACTCGGACCATTCGTGATGATGTGAAAGCACTGAACGATGAGTCGGCTTCTTTCAGAATCGAACTGTCCCGTAAACGCGGCTATTATTTAGTTATTAGTGACGCTAATCAGTTTGAGGATTTCTTATCAGATTGGACAGAGGATGGCTACGAGACCAAGAACAAGCGAATTGAGACGCTCTTAGTACATCTTCTATTACATTCCCAATATATCACTTATCGTCAACTAGCTGATTTATGCGGGATTAGTATTGCCCAGGTTAAGTTAGACTGTGGGGCTTTGCCCAAGTTGCTTGAAGGCAGTGAAATTAAATTAGTAACTAAAGCCCATCACGGGATTCGGCTACAAGGCAATCTCTACGATAAGATTAAACTGATTGACGCTTACTATATCAAAGGACAACATTTAATACTGGATTACATTAGCCACTTGGTGACTAATCCAGACGATATCAGCCAAGGGGTGAGACTCATTTGTCAGGAGTATCGCCTAAGGCCTGATGGTGATTCAGCACGTATTATACGGAGATGGCTAGAATTATTAATCTGTTACCATATATTGAATGTGGAGACTCAGTATCAGAGTCTTAATCTGTCCGATATGGAGCCTCTAAAAAAGATTCTTAACCAGTATGAGCTAACGAGGGCTTGTCTTCCACATGCTCAAGTCATTTATCAGTTACTCTTAGAACACCAATCGATTAACCTAGTACCCCAGACTGCGTTGCGTAAATTTCTCTATCAAGTCTATACAGAGATTGATCAACAGTTCGATACACGATTTGTTGAAGATGTGGATTTCATGCGGATGATTCAGCTTCACGTTGCCGTGATGATGGAGAGTAATCATCTAGCGGATAGTAGTAAGAGTAGTCTAATCGATTCACTCTGCCGAGAGTTCCCAGCAATTATGAACTGCGCGCTACATCTAGTTAAGCGTCTCGAGCAAGAGTATCATATGACCATTACGGAAGAGGAAATCGTCTACCTCACTTCCCATATGGCGGTTTCTTATGAGCGTCAGAACGATCGTAAGATACGTAGCTACTACCATATCGCCCTAGTTTCAAGTTCCGGTGGGGGTTTGGCTCAACTCATGGAGATGCGATTCTCTAAGATATTCCCATCTGCCAGAATCAAACTATTTTCACTAGACCAGAAGACAGAGCTCTTAGCCTTTCGACCTAATCTAGTCTTTTCCATTAAACTTCTAGATTATCCGGTTGATTGTCCTGTGGTTCTAGTTAAGGAAGTTTTGGAGGAGCTAGATTATTTTAGTATCCAGAACAATTTGGAGTACTTAACTGAGATGGGGACACTCTTAGACGCCAATAAGGGTTTGTTGGAAATGATATCTCCTGATCTCTTCACAATAGGTGACTACGACCAGTATCGCGATTTACTAGAAGATGTCGCAAGCAAACTAGAGTCTTATACGCATAGTGAGAACTATGTCACCTCTATCTTGGAGCGGGAGTCTTATGTCTCAACCGTGTATGACAATGGCTTAGCCATTCCCCATCCCATGGAAATGAAACATTCAGAAAATTTAATTAGTGTTACCTTACTTCCTAAGGGGATCATCCACCAGGGGAAGACGGTCAAATTAGTCTTTATGTTAGCTCTTAAACCCAACCAAGTTGAAGTTCATCAGCATATCTCTAAGAAGCTATATGGTCTAATGCAACAATCTTCTGTGGTCCAGGAATTAGCTAATTGTCAAAATTATCAAGAATTCATCAACTTATTAAGAATCTGCTTATAGGAGGCGAGGAAGATGGATTATGAATTGCTAGGGGCACTCTGCAATGCGGATGCTCTGGCTGGAGATGAGGAGGAAGTCCGACAAGTGATTCGCTCGGAGCTTAGCCAGTTGGGCTGGGTAGAGCGAACGGACGGCTTAGGTAGCTTAATCTACAGCAAAGAGAGTCCGCAAAATAGTCAGAGTGTGATGCTATGTGGGCATATGGATGAGGTAGGCTTCATGGTTCGGACAATTGATGAACTAGGCTTGATTCATCTTATGAAGGTAGGAGGGGTCCAGACCTACGGTCAGTGCTATCAACATGTGCGAGTTACAACTCAAGACGGGCGAAAAGTGAAAGGCATGGCTATTGCTCAGTACCAAAATGAAACAGTGCAGCGTGTATTCTGTGATATCGGTGCCCAATCACGTGAAGAAGTTGAGGCTTTAGGGATTCAGACTGGCGACATGGTGACCTTCGATACAGACTTCAAGGCCTACCAAGTAGACGACATCTATGCCGGTAAGGCTATGGATAATCGCCTAGCCTGTTATATAATGTGTCAGTTAGCCAAGCGCTTGGATAAAGTTGATTTACCTTATAATTTACACCTAGCCTTCACCAGCAGTGAAGAAGTTGGGATTCGTGGCGCTCGGACAGCTGCCCAGATGATCAATCCCGACTCAGTCTTCGTAATTGATGTTGCGACTGCTCCTAACCAGTTGATTCGGGACCATACCAATCAGCGCCAAATGGGGCAAGGCCCTATCCTGACTTTCTTCGATCGAACACTGTCACCAAACCGCAAGATGACGCAATACATTCGTCACATCGCCAAGGACAAAGGCATCAAAATTCAGTGTGATATGTTTAATTCTGGTGGTACGGATGGTGGTGAAGCACATAAGGTCCATGACGGTAAGCCTACAGTCGTGACTATTGTACCCGTCCGCTATGGGCACTGTACAGCTTCCTTGGTTAATAGCCGAGATGTGGATCAGATGACCGATTTATTCCAAGCGATTCTCGAGTCCTTAGACTCAGCGCGATTGACGCAATTCAGACAATTCTAGAGGAGGTGACGAGATGTCAGTGAAGGAACAAGATATTGTCAAGATTATTGCCAACTCAGGTGAAGGCAAAATGAAGGCCTTTGAAGCGCTCAAGTGCATCAAGACGAAGGAATTCAAGAAGGCACGTGAATTGTTGAAAGAATCACGCCAGGTAGAGGTGGATGCCCATAATGCGCAGACCCAAATCATTGCTGATGCGCTAGATCCTGATAACAAAGAAGCCGTGACTTTACTCATGGTTCACGCGCAGGATCATTATATGACTTGCCAGTTAGCTCGTGATTTAATTGAGGCTTTAATTGATATATTTGAGGAATAAATAGAATAGAGGAGGAAGTATCATGAAAATCCTATTATGTTGTGCGGGTGGTTTCTCAACCAATATGCTGATGCAGAACATGAAGAAGGTTGTGAAGCAGAGTGAAAAACTCAATGAAGCAGATTTTGACTTCACTGCCATTCCCGCTGATTCACTTGAAGGAACGGTTGAGAATTGGGATATTGTTTTGGTAGGGCCACAAATTGCACATAAGATTGATTTTATCAAATCTATCCTAACGCCGTTAGATATTCCTTATGCCATCATAGATAAGGACGTGTATGGAGAGATGGATGGAGCGACAGTTATGAAGTTAGCGCTCGTAACCTATAAGAAACATCAACTCAGTAAAGAAAAATAATGAGGACAAAGATTTAAAGGAGTGAGTAAAATGTTTGATAAGTTTGCCGAATTTATGAACCGTTTTTTCCTACCTTTAGCTCGTAAGGTAGATAACCAACGACATCTAAGTGCTATTAAGGCCGGTATGATGGCTCTAACACCTTTCACGATTTTAGGGAGTTTCTTTGCGGTCATCCCTGCTATTCCAAATATGCTATCGCCCACTAATCCAGTAGCTGTATTCATCAATGATAATGCAGCACTAATAGATTTGCCGGTGACTTTATCAATTGGATTGATTGGGATGTATGCTTGCATGGCGATTTCCTATAACTTAGGGAAATATTATAAGCTCTATATTCCAGGTTGTGTTACCCTGTCGACATTCTCCTTCCTCTTTATGGTAGCGACTTTCAATGATGAGGGACAGCTAATTCTGAAGAACCTAGGAGCGCGTGGCCTTTTTACGGCGATGATTGTTGGCTTGTTAACAGTAGAACTCTATAACTTCTGTAAGAAGCGTAATATCACCATCCGGATGCCAGAAGGGGTGCCTGATTTCGTATCTCAATCCTTCGAGTTAATTCCGGTTACGCTGATTGTTGGGGGGACTTTTATCGTCCTACGCTTTATCTTCCTTAATGTCATTGGAGAATTACCACCAAGCCTGTTGACCCGCTTCTTGACTCCATTAGTAGGGAGTATGGATAACCCATGGGCTGTACTTATGCTTAACTTCGCTATCTGTACCATCTTCTTCTTCGGGATTCACTCATCCGTCTTCAGTCCAATTACGCGACCTATTATGGTGGCCTTCATTGCAGAAAATATTGCAGCTTTCCAAGCTGGGGAACCACTGCCACACTTCTATACAGCAGGGACATCTAGTGCCTTCTTCGGTTTTACAGGATGTGGGATTAGTATTGGCTGTATTATCGCCTGCATGATGTCTAAGAACCAACGCTACAAACAAATTGGTCGGGTCTCTCTCTTCCCAGCCTTATTCGGGATTAACGAACCCATCTTGTTCGGGGCACCCATTATCTTGAACCCTATTATGTTTATCCCGCATGTTTTTGGGGGTGCCATTATTGGGACCTTCCCAATGTTCCTCATGCACTGGGGCTTGCTGAATAAGCCGGTTTTTGATCCGCCATATGTCGGGATTTTCTTAGAAGGATTTCTTACTAACGGGGACTGGCGGACTATTATCGCTTGCGCCATTCAATTGATTGCTTCCGTGGCAATTTACTGGCCATTCTTCAAAATTATGGAACGAAATGATGAATTACAAGCCGCACAAGCCAAGGCTGATAAGGCAATCTTCAATGCGGAAGATGAGGCCTTATTAGCGGATCTAGACTTAGACTTCTAGGTGATTCTTATGGAACGAATTGAGAGATTGCAAGCCATGATGAGGGATCAAGGATTGGATGCTATCGTGGTAACTAACAAGATTACTAAGCAATACCTGGGCTTAATAACAGGGAGTGGCTGTGTACCGGTTGTCTTAGTTGATCGCGTCGTCCAATTTATGGATGGACGCTATCAGAACGAAAGCTATCGATTAAGGAGCGCAGAAAAAAAGGTCCTAGACAATCGGAACTACTATGGGGCCATTATCCCATTTTTAAAGGAGGTGGGGTCTAAGGTGGTTGGTCTTGAAGATGAAGGAATCTCTGTAGCAAAATACCTAGAGATGAGAGAATTCTTCGAGATTCGTTCGGTAGGAGAATTGATTGTGACCATGAGAAGTATCAAAGATCAAGACGAGATTGCAAAGATTCGCACAGCTTGTCAGATTACTGATGAGATCTTCAATCGCCTACTTCCATGTATCCGTGCTGGTATGACGGAGAAGGAACTGGTAGCTTATCTCTACTTCGAATGCTTCAAGGCGGGAGCGGATCGAATGTCCTTTGAGCCAATCATAGCAAGTGGTTGGCGGGGCTCCTTACCTCATGGGCGTCCAAGCAACAAGGTGATTCAGGAAGGTGAGCTTGTAACCATTGACTTCGGGATTGTCTTCGAAGATTATATGTCAGATATGACACGGACTGTCGGTATTGGTAAGATTAAGCAAGAACTCTTGGATATTTATGAGGCCGTCCAACTAGCTCAGCAAGCAGCAGTAGAGGCCGTTCGGCCCCGTCTCATGGGCCAGGAAGTAGATGCTCTTGCTCGTCAAATCATCGAAGACAAGGGCTACGGCGCCTATTTCACGCATGGCCTAGGGCATGGAATTGGGATAGGAGGCGATTATCCTATGCTTAATCCGACCAGTAAGTTCTGCTTGGAGGCGAATATGGTCCTGACTTGCGAACCAGGTATTTATGTCCCGGAAGTTGGTGGCGTGCGAATTGAAGATGTCGTGCTAGTCACTTCAAGCGGCAGCCAAGCGTTGACTAAGACCGATAAGTCATTAATACTGGTGGGATGATTTATGGATAAATTTGATAAAGCATTCGACAGAAGCGCTATTGGAACACGCAAATGGGATCCAAGCTTATTAGAAGAGAAGATGCCAGGAGCGAAGGACGTAATTGCGATGGACTTAGCCGATATCGACTTCGAGTGTGCCCCGGCCATTCAACAAGCCCTTGTGGAGCGCGCTATGCAGGCCGATTATAGCTATACTTATGTGCCCGATAGCTTCTATCAAGCCGTTATCGATTGGAATCGTCGCTACTATGGGCTAGAGATAGAGAAGGATTGGATTCGATTAGTGTTTGGGACCGTCTCAGCCCTTCATAATATTGTGCAAGCTCTGACAGAAGAGGGCGAAGCCGTGATGATTCAGACACCGGCTTATGCCCCCTTTGCAGAAGCTGTGCAGCATAATGGGCGACGCTTAATCTGTAATGACCTTGAGATTCGAGATAATCGTTACTATATGAACTTTGAACGCATGGAACGTGACATCCAACAAGAAGGCGTGAAATTATTCATCCTCTGTAATCCACAAAACCCTTCAGGAAGGGTTTGGACCAAGGAGGAATTGAATCGACTCGCCCAAATCTGCCAACGGTATCAGGTCTGCCTTGTGTCAGATGAGATTCATCGCGATATCGTTTTTAGGAGTCAACACTTCACAAGTCTATGGCAGGCCAATGAATCCATTATGCAGAATAGCGTCTTATGCGTCTCTCCCAATAAGGGATTCAACCTTGGGGGGCTTAAAACCTCTTATATTGTAGTGCCTAATCCTCAAATAAGGGCTCAAATCTATGAACGCCTATCAGCTAACTATGTCACTTCCCCCCATGTTTTTGCGGTACCAGCTATTGTAGCCGCCTATAACAAGGAAAGACAGTGGCTAGAGGACATGGTAGCATATATTGAGGAAAATCATCGACTAGTAGAATCTTTCGTCAAGGAGTACATGCCGAGATTCGAAGTAAT
This genomic window contains:
- a CDS encoding putative holin-like toxin — translated: MSADAVVRLILEFGTFVIALIGLCHKLFNKHDKK
- a CDS encoding PatB family C-S lyase — protein: MDKFDKAFDRSAIGTRKWDPSLLEEKMPGAKDVIAMDLADIDFECAPAIQQALVERAMQADYSYTYVPDSFYQAVIDWNRRYYGLEIEKDWIRLVFGTVSALHNIVQALTEEGEAVMIQTPAYAPFAEAVQHNGRRLICNDLEIRDNRYYMNFERMERDIQQEGVKLFILCNPQNPSGRVWTKEELNRLAQICQRYQVCLVSDEIHRDIVFRSQHFTSLWQANESIMQNSVLCVSPNKGFNLGGLKTSYIVVPNPQIRAQIYERLSANYVTSPHVFAVPAIVAAYNKERQWLEDMVAYIEENHRLVESFVKEYMPRFEVMPAESSFLVWVRVGDLLKTESEVKAFFDACALTMVLGSYFVQNGEGYVRLNIGMQREKVSEALDRMFREYKLRI
- a CDS encoding PTS sugar transporter subunit IIC — translated: MFDKFAEFMNRFFLPLARKVDNQRHLSAIKAGMMALTPFTILGSFFAVIPAIPNMLSPTNPVAVFINDNAALIDLPVTLSIGLIGMYACMAISYNLGKYYKLYIPGCVTLSTFSFLFMVATFNDEGQLILKNLGARGLFTAMIVGLLTVELYNFCKKRNITIRMPEGVPDFVSQSFELIPVTLIVGGTFIVLRFIFLNVIGELPPSLLTRFLTPLVGSMDNPWAVLMLNFAICTIFFFGIHSSVFSPITRPIMVAFIAENIAAFQAGEPLPHFYTAGTSSAFFGFTGCGISIGCIIACMMSKNQRYKQIGRVSLFPALFGINEPILFGAPIILNPIMFIPHVFGGAIIGTFPMFLMHWGLLNKPVFDPPYVGIFLEGFLTNGDWRTIIACAIQLIASVAIYWPFFKIMERNDELQAAQAKADKAIFNAEDEALLADLDLDF
- the ypdE gene encoding aminopeptidase codes for the protein MDYELLGALCNADALAGDEEEVRQVIRSELSQLGWVERTDGLGSLIYSKESPQNSQSVMLCGHMDEVGFMVRTIDELGLIHLMKVGGVQTYGQCYQHVRVTTQDGRKVKGMAIAQYQNETVQRVFCDIGAQSREEVEALGIQTGDMVTFDTDFKAYQVDDIYAGKAMDNRLACYIMCQLAKRLDKVDLPYNLHLAFTSSEEVGIRGARTAAQMINPDSVFVIDVATAPNQLIRDHTNQRQMGQGPILTFFDRTLSPNRKMTQYIRHIAKDKGIKIQCDMFNSGGTDGGEAHKVHDGKPTVVTIVPVRYGHCTASLVNSRDVDQMTDLFQAILESLDSARLTQFRQF
- a CDS encoding BglG family transcription antiterminator, yielding MRRKELLKKLKQESFIKLDDLAHTFDVSTRTIRDDVKALNDESASFRIELSRKRGYYLVISDANQFEDFLSDWTEDGYETKNKRIETLLVHLLLHSQYITYRQLADLCGISIAQVKLDCGALPKLLEGSEIKLVTKAHHGIRLQGNLYDKIKLIDAYYIKGQHLILDYISHLVTNPDDISQGVRLICQEYRLRPDGDSARIIRRWLELLICYHILNVETQYQSLNLSDMEPLKKILNQYELTRACLPHAQVIYQLLLEHQSINLVPQTALRKFLYQVYTEIDQQFDTRFVEDVDFMRMIQLHVAVMMESNHLADSSKSSLIDSLCREFPAIMNCALHLVKRLEQEYHMTITEEEIVYLTSHMAVSYERQNDRKIRSYYHIALVSSSGGGLAQLMEMRFSKIFPSARIKLFSLDQKTELLAFRPNLVFSIKLLDYPVDCPVVLVKEVLEELDYFSIQNNLEYLTEMGTLLDANKGLLEMISPDLFTIGDYDQYRDLLEDVASKLESYTHSENYVTSILERESYVSTVYDNGLAIPHPMEMKHSENLISVTLLPKGIIHQGKTVKLVFMLALKPNQVEVHQHISKKLYGLMQQSSVVQELANCQNYQEFINLLRICL
- a CDS encoding Xaa-Pro peptidase family protein; amino-acid sequence: MERIERLQAMMRDQGLDAIVVTNKITKQYLGLITGSGCVPVVLVDRVVQFMDGRYQNESYRLRSAEKKVLDNRNYYGAIIPFLKEVGSKVVGLEDEGISVAKYLEMREFFEIRSVGELIVTMRSIKDQDEIAKIRTACQITDEIFNRLLPCIRAGMTEKELVAYLYFECFKAGADRMSFEPIIASGWRGSLPHGRPSNKVIQEGELVTIDFGIVFEDYMSDMTRTVGIGKIKQELLDIYEAVQLAQQAAVEAVRPRLMGQEVDALARQIIEDKGYGAYFTHGLGHGIGIGGDYPMLNPTSKFCLEANMVLTCEPGIYVPEVGGVRIEDVVLVTSSGSQALTKTDKSLILVG
- a CDS encoding PTS sugar transporter subunit IIB is translated as MKILLCCAGGFSTNMLMQNMKKVVKQSEKLNEADFDFTAIPADSLEGTVENWDIVLVGPQIAHKIDFIKSILTPLDIPYAIIDKDVYGEMDGATVMKLALVTYKKHQLSKEK
- a CDS encoding PTS lactose/cellobiose transporter subunit IIA: MSVKEQDIVKIIANSGEGKMKAFEALKCIKTKEFKKARELLKESRQVEVDAHNAQTQIIADALDPDNKEAVTLLMVHAQDHYMTCQLARDLIEALIDIFEE